A genomic segment from Spinacia oleracea cultivar Varoflay chromosome 3, BTI_SOV_V1, whole genome shotgun sequence encodes:
- the LOC110783337 gene encoding WD repeat-containing protein LWD1, with the protein MGASSEPSMNPEPFSDEQHKQRSEIYTYEAPWHIYSMNWSVRRDKNYRLAIASLLEHAQNRVEIVQLHDSTGEIKSDPSLSFDHPYPPTKAIFIPDKDCSKPDLLATSSDYLRIWQINSDSNSSSKIELKSLLNGNKNSEFCGPLTSFDWNEAEPRRIGTSSIDTTCTIWDIERETVDTQLIAHDKEVYDIAWGGAGVFASVSADGSVRVFDLRDKEHSTIIYESSEPDTPLVRLGWNKQDPRYMATIIMDSPKVVVLDIRFPTLPVVELQRHQASANAIAWAPHSSCHICTAGDDMQALIWDLSSMGQPVEGGLDPILAYTAGAEIEQLQWSSSQPDWVAIAFSNKLQILRV; encoded by the coding sequence ATGGGAGCAAGTAGCGAGCCATCAATGAACCCAGAACCCTTCTCCGATGAACAACATAAGCAACGCTCTGAAATCTACACCTACGAAGCACCATGGCACATCTACTCCATGAACTGGAGCGTCCGCCGCGACAAAAACTACCGCCTCGCCATCGCCTCCCTCCTCGAACACGCCCAAAACCGTGTCGAAATCGTCCAACTCCACGATTCCACCGGCGAAATCAAATCCGACCCTTCTCTCTCCTTTGACCACCCTTACCCACCCACTAAGGCCATCTTCATACCCGACAAAGATTGCTCCAAACCCGACCTTCTCGCCACCTCCTCTGACTATCTCCGAATCTGGCAAATCAACTCCGATTCCAACTCCTCCTCCAAAATTGAGCTTAAATCGCTGCTTAATGGTAACAAGAACTCCGAATTTTGCGGGCCTTTGACCTCGTTTGATTGGAATGAGGCCGAGCCGCGGCGAATTGGGACATCGTCGATTGATACAACTTGTACGATTTGGGATATTGAAAGGGAGACTGTGGATACGCAATTGATTGCTCATGATAAGGAGGTTTATGACATTGCCTGGGGCGGTGCCGGGGTATTTGCGTCGGTTTCTGCTGATGGGTCAGTTAGGGTTTTTGATTTGAGGGATAAAGAACATTCAACGATAATTTATGAAAGTTCTGAGCCTGATACGCCTTTGGTTAGATTAGGGTGGAATAAGCAGGACCCGAGATATATGGCTACGATTATCATGGATAGTCCGAAGGTTGTGGTGTTGGATATTCGGTTTCCGACACTTCCGGTGGTGGAGTTGCAGAGGCATCAAGCTAGTGCTAATGCGATTGCTTGGGCACCTCATAGTTCTTGTCATATTTGTACTGCTGGGGATGATATGCAGGCTTTGATTTGGGATTTGTCTTCTATGGGGCAGCCTGTGGAGGGTGGGTTGGACCCAATTTTGGCGTACACAGCCGGGGCAGAGATTGAGCAGCTTCAGTGGTCGTCTTCTCAGCCTGATTGGGTTGCTATTGCTTTCTCTAATAAGCTCCAGATTCTGAGGGTTTAA
- the LOC130470327 gene encoding uncharacterized protein gives MAPSSSDCSVLTKSVTALQTEVITTEFLKGVPVLRSSRKSRADIEKELVAFIKECQGNSKDEGPELIEFDGLCLTQYQMYRMVAMDEYAGIEYVRVASKMYTSMWKAELGAGRGRSVMLEPGFGVKVQTNDPPQSLIAPYGAPSENLVIREMFVVVIPVLHMYFTLPPHKRWYCVALSMKDKRIWVLDPTSDEPLLEHARLISHMYVKLCCNASMDKGHSPTQQNICHIQPGAIEDARISLAVDDILCDLNLRKYEVYDLICGRQVRV, from the exons ATGGCTCCCTCTTCCTCTGATTGTTCTGTCCTTACGAAATCTGTGACCGCGCTACAGACTGAA GTAATCACCACTGAATTTCTAAAGGGAGTTCCAGTTCTTAGGAGCTCCCGGAAGAGTCGGGCTGATATAGAGAAGGAATTGGTTGCTTTCATCAAGGAGTGCCAGGGAAATAGCAA GGATGAAGGACCAGAGTTGATTGAGTTCGATGGTTTATGTCTAACCCAATATCAGATGTATCGAATGGTAGCAATGGATGAGTATGCGGGGATAGAATATGTGAGAGTGGCTAGTAAGATGTATACTAGCATGTGGAAGGCAGAATTGGGTGCCGGTAGAGGACGAAGTGTAATGCTTGAACCTGGTTTCGGG GTTAAGGTACAAACAAACGATCCCCCTCAGTCTCTTATAGCCCCATACGGTGCCCCCTCTGAAAACCTCGTCATTCGGGAAATGTTTGTG GTTGTAATACCCGTGTTGCACATGTACTTCACTCTTCCGCCGCACAAACGTTGGTATTGTGTTGCATTATCCATGAAGGATAAGAGGATTTGGGTGCTTGATCCTACATCAGACGAGCCTTTGTTAGAGCACGCTCGTTTGATTAGCCACATG TATGTCAAGTTGTGTTGTAATGCTAGCATGGATAAAGGACATAGTCCAACGCAACAAAACATCTGCCACATTCAACCCG GTGCAATAGAGGATGCAAGGATATCACTTGCTGTTGATGACATCTTGTGCGATTTGAATTTGAGGAAATATGAGGTGTACGACCTTATTTGTGGGAGGCAAGTCCGTGTGTAG